The Erythrobacter sp. Alg231-14 genome has a segment encoding these proteins:
- a CDS encoding FMN-binding negative transcriptional regulator, with the protein MHPNPAFRSEDRAMFKSMIADIGFGMVFLTTPDGPRVAHVPILLSRENEIRFHLAQSNALTPHLNGATALITVNGPDGYVSPRWYDNRDTVPTWDYAALEMEGTIRNLEDQELETLLHDVITTFESRIEGVPWQASESSDRVWSGLFRGIAGFAMTVEEWRPTFKLSQKKNAAERARIADGVEKAGNSELAQWMRKVAR; encoded by the coding sequence ATGCACCCAAACCCCGCGTTCAGAAGCGAAGACCGGGCAATGTTCAAATCCATGATTGCCGATATCGGGTTTGGCATGGTGTTTCTAACCACACCCGACGGGCCGCGGGTGGCACATGTTCCAATCCTGCTTTCGCGTGAAAATGAAATTCGGTTCCATCTGGCACAAAGCAATGCGTTGACCCCGCACCTGAATGGCGCAACCGCGTTGATTACGGTGAACGGGCCCGATGGATACGTGTCGCCACGGTGGTACGACAATCGTGACACGGTACCGACATGGGATTACGCCGCGCTCGAGATGGAAGGGACGATCCGCAATCTCGAAGATCAAGAATTGGAAACTCTCCTGCATGATGTGATCACCACATTCGAAAGCCGTATCGAAGGGGTGCCTTGGCAAGCTTCGGAATCCAGCGACCGGGTGTGGTCTGGCCTGTTTCGCGGTATCGCCGGTTTTGCGATGACGGTTGAAGAATGGCGGCCAACATTCAAATTGTCGCAAAAGAAAAATGCCGCCGAACGCGCCCGGATCGCCGACGGAGTTGAAAAGGCTGGCAATTCAGAATTGGCTCAATGGATGCGTAAGGTTGCACGATGA
- the gatA gene encoding Asp-tRNA(Asn)/Glu-tRNA(Gln) amidotransferase subunit GatA, which yields MTDFTSLGVKAIRDGVAGGDFTAREVAESFNTAVASAAELNAFIVTTPDHALAAADAADKARADGKELGVMAGVPIGMKDLFATQGVQTTAASHILEGFTPEYESTVSQNLWNAGAGMLGKLNLDQFAMGSSNETSYFGNVSSPWRKEGSNSAMSPGGSSGGSSTAVAARIAPAATGTDTGGSIRQPAAFTGICGIKPTYGRCSRWGVVAFASSLDQAGPMARSVEDCAIMLGAMAGFDAKDATSLKMDVPNWEAALSSDLKGKKVGIPREYRMDGTDDAIMASWEQGKEWLRDAGAEIVDVSLPHTKYALPAYYIIAPAEASSNLARYDGVRYGLRDLPDGAGLQDMYAETRAAGFGDEVKRRILIGTYVLSAGFYDAYYTQAQKVRALVTRDFENAWAECDLILAPTTPTASFPLGSLNDDPLTMYLNDVFAVPASLAGLPAMSVPAGMNPDGLPLGLQLVGKAFDEQTVLNAGLAIQERAGFTAQPEKWW from the coding sequence ATGACTGATTTTACCTCTCTGGGCGTGAAGGCCATTCGCGATGGTGTTGCCGGTGGCGACTTTACCGCACGCGAAGTGGCCGAGAGCTTTAACACCGCCGTTGCTTCAGCTGCCGAATTGAACGCGTTTATCGTGACCACGCCGGACCATGCATTGGCCGCTGCGGATGCGGCGGATAAAGCGCGCGCTGATGGCAAGGAATTGGGCGTGATGGCCGGCGTGCCAATCGGCATGAAAGACCTTTTTGCCACCCAAGGCGTGCAAACGACCGCTGCCAGCCATATCCTCGAAGGGTTCACACCCGAATATGAGAGCACGGTTTCACAGAATTTGTGGAATGCAGGCGCGGGGATGTTGGGCAAGCTGAATCTTGATCAATTTGCGATGGGTTCATCGAACGAGACATCGTATTTCGGCAATGTGTCTTCGCCTTGGCGCAAAGAAGGCAGCAATTCCGCGATGAGTCCGGGCGGTTCATCGGGCGGTTCATCGACCGCCGTTGCCGCGCGTATCGCACCGGCCGCGACCGGCACAGATACGGGCGGTTCGATCCGCCAACCCGCCGCCTTTACTGGGATTTGCGGGATTAAGCCGACCTATGGCCGTTGTTCGCGTTGGGGCGTGGTGGCGTTTGCCTCTTCCCTAGACCAAGCGGGCCCAATGGCGCGATCGGTTGAAGATTGTGCCATTATGTTGGGCGCGATGGCGGGCTTTGATGCCAAGGATGCAACCAGTCTGAAGATGGACGTTCCCAATTGGGAGGCGGCCCTGTCCAGCGACCTTAAAGGCAAGAAGGTCGGCATTCCGCGCGAATATCGCATGGATGGCACGGACGATGCGATCATGGCATCATGGGAGCAGGGTAAAGAATGGCTGCGCGATGCAGGCGCCGAGATTGTCGATGTGTCGTTGCCGCACACCAAATACGCGCTGCCTGCTTATTACATCATCGCCCCAGCCGAGGCGTCTTCGAATCTCGCCCGGTATGATGGTGTGCGTTATGGTTTGCGCGATCTGCCGGATGGCGCCGGACTACAGGATATGTACGCCGAAACACGCGCCGCCGGATTTGGCGATGAGGTTAAGCGCCGGATTTTGATCGGCACCTATGTGTTGTCGGCTGGATTCTACGATGCTTATTACACGCAGGCGCAAAAGGTGCGGGCTTTGGTCACGCGCGATTTTGAAAACGCTTGGGCCGAATGCGATTTGATCCTTGCACCCACGACGCCAACGGCTTCGTTCCCATTGGGTTCGCTCAACGACGATCCATTGACGATGTATTTGAACGATGTGTTCGCGGTGCCAGCGTCGCTCGCTGGTTTGCCTGCGATGAGCGTCCCTGCGGGTATGAACCCCGATGGATTGCCGTTGGGGCTGCAACTGGTTGGCAAGGCGTTTGACGAACAAACTGTTCTTAATGCGGGTCTTGCGATTCAAGAACGCGCCGGGTTTACGGCACAACCGGAGAAGTGGTGGTGA
- a CDS encoding FKBP-type peptidyl-prolyl cis-trans isomerase — MTEVTRVPLQPIAKGSLTKLWLGVLFAILLGGALAWSAMPKGLAVDTIVAGEGANPQPGDMVFVKYKGMLASNREVFDESQDIPLPVQGVFPEGSPFPVEEGATIEGFYQGLQQMQKGGTYELYIPSDLAYGAEPPQGAPIPPNADLIFEIEVVDFMSREMFDQNLEILQRAMAASQGGLGGPGGAEGAPAGPPPGQ; from the coding sequence ATGACCGAAGTCACTCGCGTTCCGCTCCAACCTATTGCCAAAGGGTCTTTGACCAAGCTGTGGTTGGGCGTCCTTTTTGCCATTTTACTGGGCGGCGCGCTGGCCTGGTCGGCGATGCCCAAGGGATTGGCCGTGGACACAATCGTCGCCGGCGAAGGCGCCAATCCGCAACCCGGCGATATGGTCTTTGTGAAATACAAAGGCATGCTGGCGTCAAACCGCGAAGTGTTTGACGAATCGCAAGATATTCCTTTGCCGGTTCAAGGTGTCTTCCCAGAAGGCAGCCCGTTCCCAGTGGAGGAAGGTGCCACGATTGAAGGTTTCTATCAGGGACTGCAGCAAATGCAGAAAGGTGGGACATACGAACTCTATATCCCGTCGGATCTCGCCTATGGCGCAGAGCCGCCGCAGGGCGCGCCCATTCCACCAAATGCCGATCTTATTTTTGAGATCGAAGTGGTGGATTTCATGAGCCGCGAAATGTTCGATCAAAATCTGGAAATCCTGCAACGTGCCATGGCAGCCAGCCAAGGTGGGTTGGGTGGACCTGGTGGCGCCGAAGGTGCTCCGGCTGGACCGCCTCCGGGACAGTAA
- a CDS encoding ABC-type transport auxiliary lipoprotein family protein, whose protein sequence is MNSINKARVLFAAAIGLGLSGCISLGAAEPPESLITLSSTAVAPAGSGAETGSEGSVGAIAVLTPETPAKLDVLRVPVNVSDTEIAYLQEAVWIEKPARLFRRLLGETLRVRGGALVLDSDDTPILASQFVRGTLIDMTFDAPSGSVVVRYDAIRTNADGVVTSRRFEAREDGIAPEAVFVGPALNRAANTVASDVADWVLSGE, encoded by the coding sequence ATGAATTCGATCAATAAAGCGCGGGTCCTGTTCGCCGCTGCGATTGGCTTAGGACTTTCGGGCTGCATCAGTTTGGGCGCTGCCGAACCTCCCGAAAGCCTCATCACGTTGTCGTCCACCGCCGTTGCACCGGCGGGATCGGGCGCAGAGACCGGCAGTGAGGGATCCGTGGGGGCCATCGCAGTTTTAACGCCGGAAACACCAGCGAAGCTGGATGTGTTGCGGGTGCCAGTGAACGTCTCAGACACCGAAATCGCCTATTTGCAAGAAGCGGTTTGGATTGAGAAACCGGCGCGATTGTTCCGGCGACTCTTGGGTGAGACGCTGAGAGTGCGGGGCGGTGCGCTTGTTCTCGACAGTGACGACACGCCAATCTTGGCGAGCCAATTTGTACGCGGAACATTGATCGACATGACGTTCGATGCGCCAAGCGGTTCGGTCGTTGTGCGCTATGATGCCATCCGAACGAATGCCGATGGCGTCGTGACATCGCGTCGGTTCGAAGCGCGCGAAGACGGCATTGCACCCGAAGCAGTGTTTGTCGGTCCTGCGCTGAATCGCGCGGCCAACACAGTCGCGAGCGATGTCGCTGACTGGGTGCTTTCCGGCGAATAA
- the gatC gene encoding Asp-tRNA(Asn)/Glu-tRNA(Gln) amidotransferase subunit GatC, with translation MSVDKQTVAKIASLARIKMGDEQLEALVPELNNILDWVEQLGEVDVTGVEPMSAVIPNTLRLRDDVVDADPKTGGGKRDEVLANAPAAEHGFYGVPKVIE, from the coding sequence ATGTCGGTTGATAAACAGACCGTCGCCAAGATCGCGTCGCTGGCGCGCATCAAAATGGGCGATGAACAGCTTGAGGCGCTTGTGCCTGAGCTGAACAATATCCTCGATTGGGTCGAGCAGTTGGGTGAAGTGGACGTGACCGGTGTTGAGCCAATGTCCGCGGTGATCCCCAACACTTTGCGCCTGCGCGACGACGTAGTGGACGCAGACCCCAAAACCGGCGGCGGCAAGCGCGACGAAGTGCTCGCCAACGCTCCAGCGGCTGAGCACGGCTTTTACGGCGTGCCAAAAGTGATTGAATGA
- a CDS encoding esterase-like activity of phytase family protein gives MLKRVALLGPLLIAALLVGGYVYLHDPFARDGTQLLQVALSEEDPALDRVGALKYHGGLDIPRMGQNIGGLSGLRWDADSGRLLAITDDARWVRIAPDESGDRLIGISAIESGNLLGPDGQTLTGKEDGDSESLIYDAEGGWFVTFERNHRILSYGESLSGVGIQTLFDAEAELGELEGNSGMEAVAVSAESQLICAERKAQSQRSNCVLHRTETDSYTDLSVHPPSMLEGLGAVPTDADALGDGVFLVLFRSYSPTEGNSAAIVAYSPDGSRRDLMTLRPPMTVDNFEGLAVREEVAKDGQRRTFIYIVSDDNFSGGQRTLLMKFEIVAND, from the coding sequence TTGCTTAAACGGGTCGCATTGTTGGGACCGCTGCTGATCGCGGCGCTTCTGGTTGGCGGTTATGTCTATTTGCACGATCCCTTTGCGCGCGATGGGACGCAATTGTTGCAGGTTGCGTTGTCTGAAGAGGATCCGGCGCTGGACCGGGTCGGAGCTCTAAAATATCACGGCGGCTTGGACATTCCACGCATGGGTCAGAACATTGGCGGTCTGTCGGGCCTTCGCTGGGATGCGGATAGCGGACGTTTGCTGGCGATTACCGATGATGCGCGCTGGGTTCGGATTGCGCCGGACGAGTCGGGTGATCGGCTCATAGGAATTTCCGCGATAGAGTCTGGCAATTTGCTCGGCCCGGATGGCCAAACGCTGACCGGAAAAGAAGACGGTGACAGCGAAAGTCTGATCTATGATGCCGAAGGCGGGTGGTTTGTGACTTTTGAACGCAATCATCGCATTCTGAGTTATGGAGAAAGCCTCTCTGGCGTTGGCATTCAGACCCTGTTCGATGCCGAAGCAGAGCTAGGTGAACTGGAGGGCAACAGTGGTATGGAGGCGGTCGCCGTCAGCGCAGAATCCCAGTTAATCTGCGCTGAGCGGAAAGCTCAATCCCAACGATCCAACTGTGTGCTCCATCGCACCGAGACCGATAGCTACACTGATTTGTCTGTGCATCCGCCGTCAATGCTCGAAGGGTTGGGTGCGGTGCCGACCGATGCTGACGCGCTGGGTGATGGCGTATTTCTTGTGCTTTTCCGTTCCTACTCACCCACCGAGGGAAACAGCGCAGCGATTGTCGCCTATTCTCCCGACGGTTCGCGTCGTGACTTAATGACCCTGCGCCCACCCATGACGGTCGACAATTTCGAAGGGCTGGCCGTGCGCGAAGAGGTCGCCAAAGATGGGCAGCGCCGTACATTCATCTACATCGTTAGCGACGACAATTTTTCGGGCGGACAGCGGACTTTGTTGATGAAATTTGAGATCGTCGCGAACGATTGA
- the gatB gene encoding Asp-tRNA(Asn)/Glu-tRNA(Gln) amidotransferase subunit GatB yields the protein MSDYRIQGQTGEWEVVIGLEVHAQITTHSKLFSGASTTFGAEPNSQVSLVDAAMPGMLPVPNRECIRQAVRTGMAIEAEINAWSRFDRKNYFYADLPQGYQISQLYHPLVGEGSLLIEADEKTGIPEDKVIGIERIHVEQDAGKLMHDQHPTMSYVDLNRSGVALMEIVSRPDMGSPAEAGAYVRKLRSILRYVGSCDGNMEEGSMRADVNVSVRKVGDELGTRTETKNVNSVRFVMQVIEYEAARQVDLIESGGSVDQETRLFDVATGTTRTMRSKEDAHDYRYFPDPDLLPLVLEDDFLAECRASLPELPDAKRVRYTDELGLTAYNARELTAEVETFGRFETLLGVAADAMGKAETEVATQVANWALSVAPGVIKSAKENFGDEVDPTRATGERQATILAMQDKGEISGKQAKEIFELVLRTGREPGEIADTEGLKQVSDTGAIEAAIDEILANNGDKVEQYKGGKDKLFGFFVGQTMKAMQGKANPGVVNQLLKDKLG from the coding sequence ATGAGTGATTACCGCATTCAGGGACAAACGGGTGAGTGGGAGGTTGTTATCGGCCTGGAAGTCCACGCCCAAATCACGACCCATTCAAAGCTGTTCTCCGGCGCTTCCACCACATTTGGTGCAGAGCCCAACAGTCAGGTTTCCTTGGTGGACGCCGCGATGCCGGGCATGTTGCCCGTACCAAACCGCGAATGCATCCGTCAGGCCGTGCGCACCGGCATGGCCATCGAAGCAGAGATCAACGCGTGGTCGCGCTTTGATCGCAAGAACTACTTCTACGCCGATTTGCCTCAGGGCTATCAGATCAGCCAGCTTTACCACCCATTGGTGGGAGAGGGATCTCTGCTCATCGAAGCGGACGAGAAAACCGGGATTCCCGAAGACAAAGTGATCGGCATCGAACGTATCCATGTTGAACAGGATGCAGGCAAATTGATGCATGATCAGCATCCGACCATGTCCTATGTCGATTTGAACCGGTCCGGCGTTGCTCTGATGGAAATCGTCAGTCGCCCGGATATGGGTTCGCCCGCAGAAGCCGGCGCCTATGTCCGCAAATTGCGCAGCATCCTGCGTTATGTTGGATCATGCGATGGAAACATGGAAGAAGGTTCCATGCGTGCTGACGTCAATGTCTCCGTGCGTAAGGTGGGCGATGAGCTGGGCACGCGTACCGAGACGAAGAATGTGAACTCGGTCCGTTTCGTGATGCAAGTGATCGAATATGAAGCCGCGCGTCAGGTCGATCTGATTGAAAGCGGCGGCAGCGTGGATCAAGAAACACGCCTATTTGACGTCGCAACGGGCACCACGCGGACAATGCGGTCGAAAGAAGACGCGCATGATTATCGCTACTTCCCAGACCCCGACCTTTTGCCGTTGGTTTTGGAAGACGACTTTTTGGCCGAATGCCGCGCAAGCCTTCCCGAATTGCCGGATGCAAAGCGTGTGCGTTACACCGACGAACTGGGCCTTACTGCATACAATGCGCGCGAGCTGACCGCTGAAGTGGAAACGTTTGGACGTTTCGAAACGCTTTTGGGTGTTGCTGCGGATGCTATGGGCAAAGCGGAAACCGAAGTCGCGACTCAGGTGGCGAACTGGGCGTTGTCCGTGGCGCCGGGTGTGATCAAATCGGCCAAGGAAAACTTTGGCGACGAAGTTGATCCGACCCGCGCAACCGGGGAACGCCAGGCTACGATCCTTGCCATGCAAGACAAAGGTGAGATCAGCGGCAAGCAAGCCAAAGAGATATTCGAACTGGTCCTGCGCACTGGCCGCGAACCGGGCGAAATTGCCGATACCGAAGGGTTGAAACAGGTCAGCGACACCGGCGCGATCGAGGCTGCTATTGACGAAATCCTCGCCAATAACGGCGACAAGGTTGAGCAATATAAGGGCGGCAAAGACAAGCTGTTCGGTTTCTTTGTGGGTCAGACCATGAAGGCGATGCAGGGCAAAGCAAACCCGGGCGTGGTCAACCAACTGCTCAAAGACAAATTGGGCTAG
- a CDS encoding RluA family pseudouridine synthase, with product MSEHTPQPTQEPQSPAKEVRQFTVNEDDDGVRLDRWFKRNLPQIGFATISRWARTGQIRVDGKRAKPEDRIAAGQVLRVPPGGEAKHKAPRKRRELTAEDIAEAQAMVIRETPSAIVLNKPPGLATQGGSKTTKHVDGLLDAFVEDDGTEGGGVRPRLVHRLDKDTSGVLLIARSPGSAASYSRRFAGRSARKVYWALVVGVPQVREGTIDAPLAKQPGTGGEKMHVDEEEGATAKTRYRVIERAGMKAAWVELEPLTGRTHQLRVHLAAIGHPIVGDGKYGGQDAFLTGSISRKMHLHARRLIIATPEGKGTGGKLDVTADLPAHFSASMEALGFEEGQSDASPVREETPERTPAEKKQAARRHAKQFRKDRRGERRGRTTSMGTANKVAKAKKKAKGKPGTKPGAKPKGRR from the coding sequence ATGAGCGAACACACACCGCAACCGACGCAAGAACCGCAATCGCCCGCGAAAGAGGTGCGCCAATTTACCGTCAACGAAGACGATGATGGCGTGCGCCTGGATCGATGGTTCAAACGAAACCTGCCGCAGATCGGTTTCGCTACCATTTCACGTTGGGCCCGCACCGGGCAAATTCGGGTCGATGGCAAACGCGCAAAGCCCGAAGATCGCATCGCCGCAGGTCAAGTGCTGCGTGTGCCGCCGGGTGGCGAGGCCAAACACAAAGCCCCGCGCAAACGCCGTGAGCTGACCGCAGAGGATATTGCCGAGGCGCAAGCCATGGTGATCCGTGAAACGCCCAGCGCGATTGTCTTGAACAAACCGCCCGGTCTTGCCACGCAAGGTGGCAGCAAAACTACAAAGCACGTTGATGGTTTGCTTGATGCATTCGTTGAAGATGACGGAACCGAGGGCGGCGGCGTTCGCCCGCGCTTGGTCCATCGACTTGATAAAGACACTTCAGGCGTGTTGTTGATCGCGCGCAGCCCCGGAAGCGCTGCCAGTTATTCGCGTCGTTTCGCTGGGCGCAGCGCTCGCAAAGTCTATTGGGCGTTGGTGGTGGGAGTGCCTCAGGTTCGCGAAGGAACCATCGATGCCCCTCTCGCCAAGCAACCTGGCACAGGCGGCGAAAAAATGCACGTGGACGAGGAAGAGGGCGCCACGGCAAAGACCCGATATCGCGTCATCGAACGCGCCGGGATGAAAGCAGCTTGGGTTGAGCTCGAACCGCTTACCGGGCGCACTCACCAATTGCGGGTGCACTTGGCCGCGATTGGCCATCCTATCGTTGGTGATGGCAAATATGGAGGCCAAGACGCCTTCCTCACTGGCAGCATAAGCCGTAAAATGCACCTTCATGCGCGCCGTTTGATCATTGCGACACCCGAAGGGAAAGGGACCGGCGGAAAGCTCGATGTGACCGCCGACCTTCCGGCTCATTTCTCCGCAAGCATGGAGGCCTTGGGGTTTGAAGAGGGCCAAAGCGATGCTTCCCCAGTGCGCGAAGAAACGCCGGAACGCACGCCAGCGGAAAAGAAACAGGCCGCTCGGCGTCACGCAAAACAATTTCGCAAAGATCGGCGCGGCGAGCGACGCGGTCGCACAACGTCGATGGGCACCGCCAACAAAGTCGCTAAAGCGAAGAAGAAGGCCAAAGGCAAACCCGGCACCAAGCCCGGAGCAAAGCCCAAGGGTCGCCGATAA
- the crcB gene encoding fluoride efflux transporter CrcB — MSSTGLSPVFASLCVALGGAMGALARFQLGRLITHALGSASGFPWATLMINVTGSLAMGVLLGWLARGSQPDQTSETLRLLIGVGLLGGFTTFSAFSAELITLVQRGHILLSFAYGSVSMIAGMTAFLIGLAMIQSAP; from the coding sequence ATGTCGTCTACTGGCCTCTCTCCTGTGTTTGCATCGCTTTGCGTTGCGCTTGGCGGCGCAATGGGCGCGCTTGCCCGGTTCCAATTGGGACGGTTGATCACTCACGCATTGGGTTCGGCCAGCGGTTTCCCATGGGCAACTTTGATGATCAATGTCACAGGCAGCTTGGCCATGGGTGTTTTGCTGGGTTGGCTGGCGCGGGGATCTCAGCCCGATCAAACGAGTGAAACGCTGCGTTTGTTGATTGGTGTCGGGTTGCTGGGTGGGTTCACCACATTCAGCGCATTCAGCGCCGAATTGATCACATTGGTCCAACGCGGCCATATTCTCCTTTCTTTTGCCTATGGATCGGTGTCGATGATCGCGGGGATGACCGCGTTTCTTATCGGACTGGCCATGATACAGAGCGCACCATGA
- a CDS encoding HAD-IA family hydrolase → MTKLAVFDCDGTLVDGQADICDTMESAFDRAKIAPPSRHDIRRIVGLSLPVAIRQLSPGLDEDQVRHVVEFYKSSYFARRQEGMLHEPLYDGIADLLHRLRDAGWSLAVATGKSDRGLNAVLAAHDLSDLFVSLQTADRHPSKPHPAMLEAALFEAGADAADAVMIGDTSFDMQMARAANVRAVGVAWGYHETPELMATGADIVTRNAAHLGDELLGQNTLSDTE, encoded by the coding sequence ATGACAAAACTGGCGGTGTTTGATTGCGACGGGACATTGGTCGATGGTCAGGCGGATATTTGCGACACGATGGAAAGCGCCTTTGATCGTGCAAAAATTGCGCCGCCCAGTCGCCATGATATTCGGCGCATCGTCGGCCTAAGCCTGCCGGTTGCAATCAGGCAATTGTCGCCGGGATTGGACGAAGACCAAGTCCGTCACGTAGTCGAATTCTACAAAAGCAGCTATTTCGCCCGACGTCAGGAAGGGATGCTGCATGAACCGCTATACGATGGAATTGCCGATCTATTGCATCGACTGCGCGATGCAGGATGGAGTTTGGCGGTGGCGACAGGAAAATCGGATCGCGGGTTGAACGCCGTCCTTGCCGCGCATGATCTAAGCGATCTTTTCGTCTCTCTCCAAACAGCCGATCGACATCCATCAAAACCCCATCCCGCCATGTTGGAAGCCGCCTTGTTCGAAGCGGGCGCCGACGCGGCGGACGCGGTGATGATAGGGGACACCAGTTTTGATATGCAGATGGCCCGCGCCGCGAATGTTCGCGCCGTCGGCGTTGCATGGGGCTATCACGAGACACCCGAGCTGATGGCCACGGGTGCCGATATCGTAACCCGCAATGCGGCGCATTTGGGCGATGAATTGTTAGGCCAAAACACTTTGAGTGACACAGAATGA
- a CDS encoding ATP12 family protein, translating into MKRFYDDVGTRSVEGSGWQVTLDGRGLKTVKGTTQIVPTQRLATALAQEWAVQSEELDPTTFPIRDMVDYAIDVVGADTAAAADKIVAYGDTDTLLYRADPDEPLYPRQIDVWEPIVADFEAREGVAMTRVSGVIHRPQSDAALAHLRKRLGAQSPFALAGIELMTSLAASLIVGLTASETDDDAEAMALWQAASLEEEWQADLWGRDPEAEERRAKRQSDFLKAQKATRLAI; encoded by the coding sequence ATGAAACGGTTTTACGATGATGTGGGCACACGCTCTGTCGAAGGCAGCGGTTGGCAAGTGACCTTGGACGGGCGCGGTCTAAAAACTGTAAAAGGAACCACACAGATCGTTCCAACCCAACGATTGGCAACGGCTTTGGCTCAAGAGTGGGCAGTTCAAAGCGAAGAGTTGGATCCGACCACTTTTCCCATTCGCGATATGGTCGATTATGCGATTGATGTAGTCGGCGCCGACACGGCTGCCGCCGCCGACAAGATTGTTGCTTATGGCGACACCGATACTCTTCTGTACCGCGCTGATCCGGACGAGCCGTTATACCCACGCCAAATCGACGTTTGGGAACCGATAGTTGCAGATTTCGAAGCACGAGAGGGCGTTGCAATGACGCGAGTGAGCGGCGTCATCCACCGGCCACAAAGCGATGCTGCCCTCGCCCATTTGCGCAAAAGACTGGGCGCGCAAAGCCCATTTGCGCTTGCTGGGATTGAGTTGATGACCAGCCTTGCTGCGTCGCTGATCGTGGGTCTTACAGCTAGCGAGACGGACGACGATGCAGAGGCAATGGCCTTGTGGCAGGCCGCGAGCTTGGAAGAAGAATGGCAGGCGGACCTGTGGGGCCGTGACCCCGAAGCCGAAGAGCGCAGAGCAAAGCGACAATCTGATTTTCTTAAGGCGCAAAAGGCGACGAGATTGGCAATCTAA
- the rpsU gene encoding 30S ribosomal protein S21, with product MQIMVRDNNVDQALRALKKKLQREGVYREMKLRRHYEKPSEKRAREKAAAVRRARKLERKRMERDGIK from the coding sequence ATGCAAATCATGGTTCGCGATAACAATGTCGATCAGGCCCTGCGCGCGCTTAAGAAAAAGCTGCAGCGTGAAGGCGTTTATCGCGAAATGAAACTGCGTCGCCACTACGAAAAGCCAAGCGAAAAGCGCGCGCGCGAAAAAGCCGCTGCGGTGCGTCGTGCACGCAAGCTTGAGCGTAAGCGTATGGAACGCGACGGCATCAAGTAA
- a CDS encoding MlaD family protein — protein sequence METRANHLWVGAVTLALLAAMAVSIVWIARLGQGAVNEYDIFYGQSVSGLANGSQVAYAGVPVGQVIDIALSDDNPEFVRVRIRVKDEVPILVGTTATIQSSFTGVSTILLDGARGGAPAITCETTACPEERPVIPPKDGGINALLNNAPLLLERLATLTENLNILLGPENQEQLAGILENSNRLTQELAQTAPRLEGTFAELEVALREAGEALNAFEQATATTDKLLNEEGPLLAQELRGTLSSANDAAAALAATLEDTRPAARQLRESTLPAAEATLQDLRTTSRSLRAITERLENQGAGALIGGQTLPDYEP from the coding sequence ATGGAAACAAGAGCCAATCACCTTTGGGTAGGCGCGGTCACGCTGGCTTTGCTGGCGGCGATGGCGGTGTCGATCGTGTGGATCGCCCGACTGGGTCAGGGCGCGGTCAACGAATATGATATTTTCTACGGTCAATCGGTGTCCGGCCTCGCGAATGGCAGTCAGGTGGCCTATGCCGGTGTGCCTGTTGGCCAGGTAATCGATATCGCATTGTCGGATGACAATCCGGAATTTGTACGGGTCCGCATCAGGGTAAAGGACGAGGTGCCGATCCTGGTCGGGACCACCGCCACCATTCAATCCAGTTTTACGGGCGTATCGACCATTTTGCTTGATGGGGCTCGGGGCGGGGCACCGGCGATTACGTGCGAAACGACTGCTTGTCCTGAAGAACGCCCGGTCATCCCGCCCAAAGATGGTGGCATCAACGCATTGCTCAACAACGCGCCATTGTTGTTGGAGCGACTGGCCACTCTGACGGAAAATCTCAACATCCTGTTGGGACCAGAAAATCAGGAACAGTTGGCCGGGATTTTGGAAAATTCCAATCGACTGACTCAAGAATTGGCACAGACTGCGCCCCGGCTTGAAGGTACCTTTGCCGAGCTTGAGGTCGCCTTGCGTGAGGCAGGAGAGGCTTTGAACGCGTTTGAACAAGCGACCGCGACAACGGACAAATTGTTGAACGAAGAAGGCCCGCTGCTGGCACAAGAACTGCGCGGCACACTTTCATCGGCGAACGATGCGGCGGCGGCATTGGCCGCCACATTGGAAGACACGCGGCCTGCGGCGCGGCAATTGCGCGAATCAACCCTGCCGGCGGCAGAAGCCACTTTGCAGGACTTGCGGACCACCAGCCGATCGTTGCGCGCCATCACTGAACGGCTTGAAAATCAAGGCGCAGGCGCGTTGATCGGCGGTCAAACACTACCTGATTACGAGCCGTGA